The sequence below is a genomic window from Arcobacter sp. CECT 8983.
ATTTAATCCTTTTGCGGTATCTTTAGCATGAGAATTTTCCATATATTCTATAAATCTTACAGGATAACCTTTTTCTTTACAGAACTCTAAAATATCAACTAACTCAGAATCATTTATACCTTTCATAGGTACACAATTGATTTTGATTTTTAAACCAACCTTATCTGCTGTTTCAATACCTTTTAAAACTTTCTTTAAAACATTTTTTTGAGCCACTTTTGCAGCTACATCTTCTTGTAAAGAATCTAAAGAAACATTTATTCTTTTTAATCCTGCATCTTTAAGTTTTTGTGCAGCTTGATCTAATAAAAATCCATTTGTTGTAAGTGCTAAATCAATATCATCTTTATATGTAGATATCATTTCAATAAAGTTTTCTAAACCTTCTCTTAATAAAGGTTCCCCTCCTGTTATTCTTACTTTTTTAATACCTTCATCAATTCCAACTTTAATAAATTCAAATAAATCTTCATAACTTAATAATTCTTCTTTAGGTACCCAAGAAAATGGTTTTTCTGGCATACAATATTGGCATCTGAAGTTACATCTTTCTGTAACTGAAACCCTTAAATAGTCTACCTTTCTGCCAAATCCATCTACTAGCATGAATACTCCATTCTAAATTTTTCTAAGCTTATTATAAAAAGCCTTAAATTTGACAAATATTACACTAGTAATTTATAGAACATATACAAACTATATTAATGATAAAATTGCACATTAATTATACAAAAATTCTAAAAAAAAGGTTTTTTTTACAATATAATTGTATTTGCTACACAATTGCTATTTTTAGTAATTATAATTGTTATTCAAATAAAAAAAAGGAAGAAAAGATGAAATTATTTAAAACTGCTACATTAAGTCTTGCTGCTTTAGCAATGACAGCATCAGTATCTATGGCAGATACATTAGATGATACAAAGAAAAAAGGTTACCTTAGTTGTGGGCTAAATACTGGTCTTGCAGGTTTCGCTGCTCCTGATACAAGTGGAGTATGGAAAGGGATTGATGTTGATTTTTGTAGAGCTGTTGCATCAGCAGTTTTAGGTGATGCATCTAAAGTTAAATATGCTCATTTAAATGCAAAAGAGAGATTTACTGCATTACAAAGTGGAGAGATTGACTTACTTG
It includes:
- the moaA gene encoding GTP 3',8-cyclase MoaA yields the protein MLVDGFGRKVDYLRVSVTERCNFRCQYCMPEKPFSWVPKEELLSYEDLFEFIKVGIDEGIKKVRITGGEPLLREGLENFIEMISTYKDDIDLALTTNGFLLDQAAQKLKDAGLKRINVSLDSLQEDVAAKVAQKNVLKKVLKGIETADKVGLKIKINCVPMKGINDSELVDILEFCKEKGYPVRFIEYMENSHAKDTAKGLNSDEIQEIIKKSYNFTKEERTGSSPSQGYKLDDGYVFGIIEPHKDDFCATCNRIRLTASGVLIPCLYFEDAQSIKEAIQAKDIKKAAAILKDVLANKPEKNKWSSEDSTETSTRAFYETGG